A genomic segment from Nocardiopsis sp. Huas11 encodes:
- a CDS encoding alpha/beta fold hydrolase, with protein sequence MDPTLISCERRGAGRPLILLHGLGDRRQCWRAVSADLLREYEVVCVDLPGFGSSPAPPAGESYDVHSLTTAVQEFCALHGFERPHVAGNSLGGAIALELGVRGVAGSVTVFSPIGFSDPLARLGMRVAGGGARLAGHVPLRYKERLADTAPARALARAVLRGNPASPEARATRFAVRGLEPGSPFLRLVPRVAAYFFQARPIACPVTIAWGDRDRTLLPSSAVAAHLRVPHARMVSLIGCGHIPMADDPGSVAAQIRWTCRAADRAFDALASPRRGSGH encoded by the coding sequence ATGGATCCGACACTCATCAGTTGTGAGCGCCGGGGCGCCGGGCGCCCCCTGATCTTGCTGCACGGCCTCGGTGACCGGCGCCAGTGCTGGCGCGCGGTGTCGGCGGACCTGCTCCGCGAGTACGAGGTCGTCTGCGTGGACCTGCCGGGTTTCGGGTCCAGCCCGGCTCCGCCCGCCGGTGAGTCCTACGACGTCCACTCCCTGACCACGGCCGTCCAGGAGTTCTGTGCCCTGCACGGATTCGAACGGCCGCACGTGGCGGGCAACTCCCTCGGCGGGGCCATCGCACTCGAACTGGGGGTGCGCGGCGTCGCCGGGTCGGTGACGGTGTTCTCACCGATCGGGTTCTCCGACCCGCTGGCCCGCCTCGGGATGCGCGTCGCCGGCGGCGGGGCCCGCCTGGCCGGCCACGTGCCCCTGCGCTACAAGGAACGCCTGGCCGACACGGCTCCCGCCCGGGCCCTGGCCCGGGCCGTCCTGCGCGGGAACCCCGCCTCGCCCGAGGCCAGGGCGACGCGTTTCGCGGTGCGGGGCCTGGAACCCGGATCGCCCTTCCTGCGGTTGGTCCCCAGGGTCGCCGCGTACTTCTTCCAGGCCCGGCCGATCGCGTGCCCGGTCACGATCGCCTGGGGCGACCGCGACCGCACGCTGCTGCCGTCCAGCGCGGTCGCCGCGCACCTGAGGGTGCCGCACGCGCGGATGGTGTCGCTGATCGGCTGCGGCCACATCCCGATGGCCGACGACCCGGGCTCCGTCGCCGCGCAGATCCGCTGGACCTGCCGCGCCGCCGATCGTGCCTTTGACGCGCTCGCGAGCCCGCGACGGGGCTCTGGGCACTGA
- a CDS encoding cation:proton antiporter, with protein MLAAGETPEFLGPIVALLVSAGLIGALFVRIRVVPIVGFLLAGVLLGPHQLGLIADEESVRSAADIGVMLLLFTIGAEFSVERLSRIKRFVLGGGTVQVVLTTSVVAGLFVLFGQDWRIGVFTGFLVALSSTAIVLKVVAAKGLTQQPVGQAAVGTLIFQDLAIIVMVLLIPLLGGDSDGGALGIARALGTAALVLTAVLFVARKVMPPLLERVARLCSPEIFLLTIVAIALGVAYVTSLAGISEALGAFLAGMVLSESRHSAHALSEIMPLQMIFSAVFFVSIGMLLDVAVLARLWWMVLIAAGAVVVIKAVTAYTAVAVLGVGAPTAVGAAFLLAQIGEFSFVLQQVGAGYGLTPAGLGAEGDQLLVAVTVLLMAATPALGALGGALARRLPEGAAPAPSGDEEGPAHADTRDRVLLSGWGPVARNLSHYLSVNGVPVTVTTLSPDLAAEAEALGHTVVRGEAIKAGVLHEVDMERVKLIVIAENSAEEATHIAHVLHAVAPGVPIVVRSTDAPDVPGLYEADVRRVVDTHRAVTEPLGRTVLDLLKIDHVDMGRPNPTAVDHFRIDPDTACAHAGTIQPVLPKSAGCTECLRQGRTDWIHLRLCTSCGFVGCCDDSPGRHAGLHADRFGHPIVRSVEPGETWAWCYLDSVMLASADTPADRR; from the coding sequence ATGCTCGCGGCGGGCGAGACGCCCGAATTCCTCGGCCCGATCGTGGCACTGCTGGTGTCGGCGGGCCTGATCGGCGCGCTCTTCGTCAGGATCAGGGTCGTCCCGATCGTGGGCTTCCTCCTGGCCGGGGTCCTCCTCGGCCCCCACCAGCTCGGGCTGATCGCCGATGAGGAGTCCGTGCGCAGCGCGGCCGACATCGGCGTGATGCTGCTCCTGTTCACCATCGGCGCGGAGTTCTCCGTCGAACGGCTGTCCAGGATCAAGCGCTTCGTGCTGGGCGGCGGCACCGTCCAGGTGGTGCTGACCACGAGCGTCGTGGCCGGGCTCTTCGTCCTCTTCGGCCAGGACTGGCGGATCGGTGTCTTCACCGGCTTCCTCGTCGCCCTGTCCTCCACCGCGATCGTGCTCAAGGTGGTCGCGGCCAAGGGCCTCACCCAGCAACCGGTCGGCCAGGCCGCGGTGGGCACGCTGATCTTCCAGGACCTCGCCATCATCGTGATGGTGCTCCTGATCCCGCTCCTGGGCGGGGACAGCGACGGAGGAGCGCTGGGGATCGCGCGGGCCCTCGGGACCGCCGCCCTGGTGCTGACCGCCGTCCTGTTCGTGGCGCGCAAGGTCATGCCGCCGCTGCTGGAGCGGGTCGCCCGGCTCTGCTCGCCGGAGATCTTCCTGCTGACCATCGTGGCCATCGCGCTCGGCGTGGCCTACGTGACCTCGCTCGCCGGGATCAGCGAGGCCCTGGGGGCCTTCCTCGCGGGCATGGTGCTGAGCGAGTCCCGGCACAGCGCCCACGCGCTCAGCGAGATCATGCCGCTGCAGATGATCTTCAGCGCGGTGTTCTTCGTCTCCATCGGCATGCTGCTGGACGTCGCCGTCCTGGCGCGGCTGTGGTGGATGGTCCTCATCGCGGCCGGCGCCGTCGTGGTGATCAAGGCGGTGACGGCCTACACCGCGGTCGCCGTCCTGGGGGTCGGAGCGCCCACCGCGGTGGGCGCCGCCTTCCTCCTCGCGCAGATCGGCGAGTTCTCGTTCGTCCTGCAACAGGTCGGGGCGGGCTACGGGCTGACCCCCGCCGGCCTGGGCGCCGAGGGCGACCAGCTGCTGGTCGCGGTGACCGTGCTCCTGATGGCGGCCACGCCAGCGCTCGGCGCGCTCGGCGGCGCCCTCGCCCGGCGCCTGCCCGAAGGCGCGGCGCCCGCCCCGTCCGGCGACGAAGAGGGCCCGGCCCACGCCGACACCCGCGACCGCGTCCTGCTGTCGGGGTGGGGGCCGGTCGCCCGGAACCTGAGCCACTACCTGAGCGTCAACGGCGTCCCGGTCACCGTGACCACGCTCAGCCCCGACCTCGCCGCCGAGGCGGAGGCGCTCGGACACACGGTCGTGCGCGGTGAGGCGATCAAGGCCGGCGTGCTGCACGAGGTCGACATGGAGCGGGTCAAGCTCATCGTCATCGCGGAGAACTCCGCGGAGGAGGCCACCCACATCGCGCACGTCCTGCACGCCGTCGCCCCCGGGGTCCCGATCGTGGTCCGCTCGACCGACGCCCCGGACGTCCCGGGGCTGTACGAGGCCGACGTGCGCCGGGTGGTGGACACCCATCGCGCCGTGACGGAGCCGCTGGGGCGGACCGTCCTGGACCTGCTCAAGATCGACCACGTGGACATGGGCCGTCCCAACCCGACCGCCGTCGACCACTTCCGGATCGATCCCGACACCGCCTGCGCGCACGCCGGGACGATCCAGCCGGTGCTGCCCAAGAGCGCCGGGTGCACCGAGTGCCTGCGCCAGGGACGGACCGACTGGATCCACCTGCGCCTGTGCACCAGCTGCGGGTTCGTCGGCTGCTGCGACGACTCGCCGGGGCGGCACGCCGGCCTGCACGCCGACCGGTTCGGCCACCCGATCGTCCGCTCGGTGGAGCCCGGGGAGACCTGGGCGTGGTGCTACCTGGACTCGGTCATGCTCGCCTCGGCCGACACCCCGGCCGACCGGCGCTGA